Within Helicobacter pylori NQ4053, the genomic segment CAATATGCGCTTGGGTGTGCTTTTGGAAAAAAGCGTAAGGGTTTTTAATATAGCTCACTTTAAAATCCCCTAAATGCTCTTTTAAAATGCTAACTATTTCATTATAACTTCTGGCTTGGGAATAACCCACATTATAAACCCCGCTTTTTTGAGCCTTCATCGCTTTCACATTCGCTTGGATCACGTCTTCAATATAGACAAAATCCCTTAATTGCTCGCCAAATTCAAAAAGCTTGACTTCCTTAAACGCCATCGCGCCTAAGGCGAGCTGTAAGATCATAGAGGCGGTTTTTTCTTTATAAAATTCCCTAGGCCCATAGACATTAAAATACCTTAAGCCCACTTGAATGTTATCGCTTGAATGCGAAAGAATAAATTCGTCCATGCAAAGCTTGGAAAAGCCATAAACGTTTTCAGGGCTTTCGTTTTTGCCCACCACATTGGGGGCTTTGGTGTTGCCATAAACGCCCGCTGAAGAAGCGTAAATCACCTTAGCCTTTTTTGATTGAGCGATTTCTAAAAGGTTTAAAAAAGCCTGATAATTGGTTTTCATCACTAATTCTTGATTGAGCATGGTCGTATCAGAAACAGCCGCTTGGTGGAACAAATAATCAAAATGCAACTTTTCTAAACGCCTTAAATCTAAGGGGTTATTAATATCAGCCGTGATCACTTCACCCTTAAAACCGATTAAATTCTTAAAATGCCCTAAAGAACTGGGGCGGTTATTACTGAAAAGCGTGTTACTGCGGAATTTATCCAAAATGATTACTTTAGCTTTAGGGTGGTTCTCTTGAAAATAAAAGGCCAAACTACTGCCTACAAAGCCAGCCCCACCGGTGATTAAAATCGTTTGATTTTCTAATCCATCATCAATATAACGCATTATTATCCTTATTTAATCCAATCAATCATCTCTTTAAGATCTTTACATTGTATCCAAGAATGAGGAGTTTTTAAAAAATTTGTGCTCAATAAAAGGTTATTTTTAACTTTAGCGTTCAAGCCGGCTAACATGTCGCTCTCCTTATCGCCTATCATAAAAGATCGCTCCAAGCAAATTTGATGCTCTTTAGCGGCTTGTAAAATCAAAAAGGGTTTTGGCTTCCTGCAAGCGCAATTTTCTTCTGGGGCGTGCCTGCAAAAATAGACGCCATCCAAATTAAAACCTAATTCTTTAAGCAAGCTTTCTTGGAGGTATTCAGTGAGGTTTTCAAAAACTTTAAGGGTGTAATAGCCTCGGTTGATCCCGGATTGGTTAGTGATTAAAAGCAGTTTGTAGCCTAAAGATTTCGCATGCTTTAGCAATTCAAAAATCCCTTTTTGAAACTCAAAATCTTCTTTTTGACTCACATAGCCTTTATCAATATTGATAATGCCGTCTCTGTCCAAAAAAAGGGCTTTGTTAGTGTTCATGGTGGCTCTCTTGCTGTGGTGTGGCGTTGTTTTGATGGTGCATTATATCGCTTTTGTGGTGCATCGCATGAGACATTTTGTGGCTAATGAGCATGATCCCCATATAAAGGACATAAAGCCCAAAAACCCCCATTAAGCCTTTAGACAAAAGATTGAAAAATTTCCTGTAAGAAATGGAAATTTTGCTTAAAAAAATCCCCATTAAAAACAACGGCACGCTAGTGCCAAGCCCAAAAGAAAGGCCTAGCATCGCTCCCATAAACGCGCTATGACTGAGAATCACGCTCGCTAAAAACGAATACACCATCATGCAAGGTAAAAACCCGTTCAACACGCCTAAGAAATACAGCCCTAGAATGTTTTGAGATTGCAAGGTTTTTTTCATCAAAAAAGAAATAAAAGGGATTTGAAAGCTTAATTTTTCCGCTTTAGATCCCAAGAGCGCTAAAAGGATTAAAACAACTCCCATGCCAATCAATAAAATGCCCCTAAAACCCATGCTCACGCTAAGACTATGCCCTAAACCTGCCGTTATAGCCCCTAAGAGCATGTAGGTGCTGATCCTTCCTACATTATAAAGGGCATGGCAAGTGAGCTGGTAAGAAAAGCTTGTAACTTTAGAAAATCTTATTTGACTAAACGCGCTCACAATCCCCCCACACATGCCCACACAATGCCCTAAAGACATGCTCAAAGCGGCTAAAAACATGCCCAAAAAACTCAAATTCTGCATCATTTGCATTCTAGTATCCCTGCTTTTTTAAGAGCGATTTCCATCCCGTCAAAAACCAAACGCTCCTTGCAAACAGAATGGGGTAAAAACGCGCTCAAATACTTCGCATCGCCCCCACAAAGATAGATTTTTTGATCTTTGGCTAAATGCTGGATACAAGAGATGACGCTCAAAACCATGCCGTAATTCACAGCGTCTCTGGTGTTTTTAGGTAAAACTTCTAAAGAATCTAATGCTTTGAAAGGTTGCTCTAAAATTTTAGCGCTTTTTTTATACGCATGAATATATTGGGCTAAACCGGGCAAAATACACCCTCCTAAATGCTTGCCCTCTTTAATTAAATCAATCGTAATCGCACTCCCCGCATCCACCACCACGCCATTATTTAGCGCTAAACATGCCATTTGCCGGTCTATCCCAAGCCCTACATAGTCGGTTTCTAAATGAAAAAACCCTGCAATATTTTTAGCGTTAGGGTAACAATTTAAAAGGGCTTTTTCATTTTCTTCATTCACGCTAATGTAAAAAATTTCCTTTTGAATACCCAAACGCTTTAAATCTTCTTTAGCGCTTGAAAAGAGCTGGTAGTTTTGTGCGAAATGGATGCGCGTGTTGCCTATATCGCATAAAATTAGGTTTTTCAAATCTGTAAAAGATCGTCTAGCTGGCATAGGCCTACTTCTTATTCATTTCTAAAGCTCTTCTTCTTTCTTCAAGCTCTTTTTCATCTCTTTCTTGATGCTCTCTCGCTCTTTGTTCAAATTCTCTCGCTCTTTGTTCGGCTTTGGCTTTTTTCTTTTCTTCTTTCAAGCGGCGTTTTTCTTCTTTAGAATTTGGTTTTGGCGCTTCTTTTTTAGCGGCGTTTTCTTTTAAGACAGGAACGTTTTTACTTTCATTGTTTTTTGTTTCGCCTTGTTGGGTGGCGTTATTTTGATCCCTAATAGGCTCAGGCCTTCTGGTTTTAACTTCTTCTTCAAACCCACTATTTCTTGGCTTAACTTTGTTTTCTTCTAAAGTCTGTTTGTTTTCTTTGACTTTATGCCTTTCTTGCAAATAAATAGGAGCGTTCCCTTTTTCGCCTTTTTGAGATTTTTTAGATGCAGATTTTTCCACAACGGGATAAAGTTTTGGTTTAAAATCGTTATAATCTAAATAGTAGCGATCGTAATACACCCGATTTTTATCATAAAACACCCCTTTATCCAAACGATTGGATGAAAAAAACTTAAAACTGCCTATAGTTGGTGTTTTATAGACATTATACGAATCAAAATCATTCAAATCCACCTCTATCACATACCCACGCTTTTCTAAAGAATACAATTTATTATGGTTTAATACAATGGTATTGAGCGAAGCAAAGGGCAGTTTCACGCTGTTTAATTCCCTCAAACTCTTATCCATTTGCAAAATCTGCCCATCTAAAGTCAGCACATATAAAGTCCCCTTATCATAAAGCAAATCCACAATATCCCCATCATAGTTGAACTCTTGACCGCTCACGACTGAGAGTATTCTTTTCCCTGTAGAAGCGATCATGTTATTGCCATCTACGATAAGGTAAGTGATGTTGTTGAAAAACTTATCGCTGCTGATAACAATGTTTCTAATGGGCGTGGGATTTCCATGCACATAATCCACGACTAACAAGCGCCCATCTAACATAGGGAACACCACGACCGTATCCATAAAAATAGGCATCGCCATTAAAGAATTGATCGTGGTGCTTGGGGAACCTTTTTCGCTAAAAAGCAATTTTTGAGAAGTGATGTCGTATAAATTCGCTGAATTGTCCGCTAACACCACCGCTAAAAGATTCCCTTTAACGCTCGCGCTCAAGGCAAAAGTCTCCAAAGGAATAATGATGGATTGTTGGCTGGCGTTAGGATTATTGCTAATCAATTCCACTTGATGACAGACTTTATCTTGGACTTCCGCTTCAACGCCCTTTAATTTCAATTCCGTTTCTTCAGTCTTAGCCACCTTGCTTTTGCTTGTTTTTTTATCAATCTTGTTCAAACAATCTTGCGCAAGGATGAAAAACCCCTGACTCTCATTTAAAAAACTGCTTTCATAATTGAAATTCTTACCGATTCTTAGCTGCGTTAAACCTTTATCGCCTATAACCGCTCCATTTTTCAAAATGGCTCCATAACGATTAGACGAAACGATACTTTCTTGCAAATGGTTAGGGAAATACGCTTCGCCTTTAACCTGGTGTTTAGCGGGTTTGAAATATTTTTTCATGTTACAGCCGCTAAAGACAATTAGGGCTATGAGTGAGATTAAAAATGGTTTATTCATCAAATCAATGCGTTCCTTGAATAGTTTCTTTCTTTAGATTGGTTGGTTTGGAAGGGTTTTGCTGAATATCTTCTAACATTCCATAGTGTTTTAAAACAGAGATTATAGCATATAGTGAAGAACTTAGAGGGATAGCGGATAAACTTTGATGCGCTTTTTTGATCGCGTCTTTAGAATTTTCTTCATACAACAAGTTCACTTCTTGTAAAGCACTCATTTCTTTAAGAATGGGGCTTTTTTCAAGCAAGTTTTTATCTCTAGAGAGCGATGCGTAAGAATATTTGGCAAAAGTTTTAACGATTTCATTAGAAGATTGCGAAAGTTTTTTAAACTCGTTTGCATCGTTTCTTTCACTCGCTCTGGCGAATTGATACAAATCATACAACTCTGGGGCGACTTCTTTCAATCTTTTTTGCAAGGCTATATTATTAGGACTCTCTAGCACTTCATTATAAATTTGAGTGATCCGTTCTCTCGTTTGCTCGTGCTTATAATCTTGTAATTTTGTATCCCCTAAATAAGCGATAAAAGCCACCACGATAAACAACAACACCCACTTGTAGCGTTTGAAAAACTTTTCTAACCTAAACGCCCCCTCTAAAAGCTTTTCATCGCTTTTAAATTCGTTTCTAACTTGCTCTAAATTTTCCTTAATGCTCATGCCTTACTCACTCCTGTGCTGCCAAACCCCCCACTACCCCTTGAAGTTTCATCTAATCGTTCGCATTCTATAAATTCGGCTTTATAAGTTTTTTGAACCACCCCTTGAGCGATCCTATCCCCTACTTGAACTTTAAAATCTTTATCGCTTAAATTCGCTAAAATGACCTTAATTTCGCCCCTATAATCATTATCCACCGTGCCAGGAGAATTCAACACCACCACCTGATGATTCAAAGCCAAACCGCTACGGGTGCGCACTTGCAATTCATACCCCACTTCTAAAGACAAACAAATCCCTATTTTCACCAACCCCACGCTATGAGGTTTGATCGTTACTTCTTCTACAGCATGCAAATCAAAGCCTGAAGAACCTTCGGTTTGGTATTTAGGGATAAGGGCGTTCGGGTGGATTTTTTGGATTTTAATTTTCATCAAAACAAATCTCTTTATAATAAATGTCTAAAATTTCAAAATCGCTCTCCCCATTAGGCAATTGAATACTCACCGCATCGCCCTTGCTCTTACCGATCAAGCTCTTAGCGATCGGCGAACCAAAAGAGATTAACCCTTTAGCCGGATCGCTCTCCACGCTCCCTACTATCGTGTAAGAAAACTCTTTATCGTTGTCTAAATTAAGGATTTTAATCGTGCTCCCAAAACTCACTTTATTATGAGCCAAAACGCTCGGATCAATCACTTGAGCGTTAGCGACAATTTCGCTTAAATCCACGATTCTCGCTTCAATGAAGCGTTGTTTTTCTTTAGCGGCATGGTATTCAGCGTTTTCTTTCAAATCCCCATGCCCTCTAGCAATATCAATTTCTTTCACAATATTAGGCCGTTCCACCTCTTTTAATTGCTTTAATTCCGCGCAAATTTTATTGTATCCATGCATACTCATAGGTTCTTTGTTCATTTAATCTCCTAAGCTTATTCAGTAGAGATTATAGTAAAAATTAAGTTAAATTCAGCAAAAAAGCCATTCCATTAGCGATTTTTCTCGCGCTCCCACTGGCTAAATATTCCCTTAATCTCAAACTTTCTTTAAAATAGCGCTCTCTATCCATTTCTTCATACGCTTTTAACAAGCTCTCTACGCTCAAAAAATGCTGGATCAATTCCGGGTGTAATTGGCTCTCCCCAAGCCCTGGAGTCTCATCATTTAAGGCGTTATAAAAGATGTTCGCTAAACCTATATAATGCAAATTGACAAACATTCTAGCGATCAAAAAATCCATCGTTTTAGCCCTATACGCCAACACAAAAGGCGTGCCAATCAAAGCAGCCTCTAAAGTCGCTGTGCCGCTGCAAATGAACGCAAATTCCGCTTCAAACAAACTCTTATGCGCATCATAAGAAATTTCAAATAATTTAATGCCTTCTCCATAAAGGGCTTTCAAATCCAACCCCTTAAAGAAGCTCGGCACGACCAACACACGCCTTTTAAACCCTTCGTTTTGTTCTAAAATTTGAGCCGTTTTGACAAATAAAGGGAATATTTTAGCGATTTCGCTTTTTCGACTTCCTGGCATAAACACCAGAGTTTCGCCCTTAATATCTTTTTTATAATATTTAATTTCATCTAGTAAGGGGTGTCCCACATATTGGGCTTTTTTTTGGTAATAGCCCACTTCAAAAGGCAAAATCGCCCCCAAAAAGTCGCAGTATTTTTCAAGGCTTTTAGCGCGCCATTTTTTCCATGCCCAAACTTGAGGTAAAATATAATACATGATTTTTTTATACGGGTCTTGTTTTTTGATTTTTTTGGCTAGGGGGATATTGAAAGAAGAAGAATCCATTAAAAGCACCATGTCCGCTTGCTTAGCTAATTGGACCATTTCTTTATGGGCTTTGAGTAAAAACCCTAAACGGCCTATCACGTCTCTAAAACCCATGACAGAAAATTCTCTAGGGCTATAGAGCGCTTCTTCCCCTTCAAACACCCCAATGAAACGATAATCTTTAGGCAAATTGTGGCGTAATTCCTCTAAATGTGCATTAGAGCTCGCTTCTAAAGCGCTCACTAAAATCGTGGGCATTATTTGTCTTTCAAAAGGTTTTGGACTTGATAGAGCTTGATTTCTTTATGCAAATCTCTCAATTCAATTTTGAGCAACGAATTTTCAAAATCTTTTTTAGAAAGATGGTTTTTTAAAAGCCTGTTTTCGCGCAAAACGCTGCGGTATTGCAAATAAAGCCCTTCATTGAATAAACGCTTACATGGTTTAGCCATAATAACCTGATTGTCTTTAGCATAAACCTCCACTTCTTCAAGGGCTTTGGGGAAAATCACATCTTCTTCTGTATTTTGTGTTTCTTTGTTTAAGCGGGAGTTTTCTTTTTCTAATTTCTTTTGACAGATTTCTTGCTTCAAACCTTTTAAAACGCTCTTTTTCTTACGCAAGATTTCTTGGACTTGCTTCAATTCCAAACGGATTTTTTTTAAAATTCCTCTAGTGTCTTCAATTTCTTGCTGGTAAGCGTTCAATTCTTCTTGCATCAGTTATTCCGCTAACATTTCTAAAGACAACAAACGCATTTCATTGCCTTGAGTGATAATGACATTCTTGCTGTGGCATTTCTCACACACCCCATAATCTAATGCGTTAGGCTTAAAAACATGCGAACAATCCTTGCATTCCAATTCAACCTTTTCATCCACAATGTCTAAAACAGCGTCCTTACACACCAAAGATTCTTCTCTAAAAGTCTCAAACGCGCTCACGAACAAGCTCTTATCCATAGCGCTTCTTTCACCAATACCGACCACGACTCTTTCAATCTTATGGGCTTGATTCTTCTTCGCATGCTCTTCGCAAAGAGCGATTAAAGAAGAAACGACCGAGTATTCATGCATACTAAACCTTAATCTTTAAATTAGCCCCTATTATATTGTATTAGAGTAATCCTTTGGTTTATTGCTTGAGATTCAATAGGGTATTAAGGATTTGATCGGATGTGGTTACCGCTTTAGAGTTCGCTTGAAAGCCCCTTTGAACCACAATCAAATTCGTTAAGCTCCGGCTCAAATCCACATTACTAGACTCTAGTTTGGATCCTGAAATTGAACCCCTGCGCCCCGTATTAGCCGCACCGATTAAGGCTTGCCCTGAGTTTCCGGTTTGAGAAAAGACATTCCCGCCCAAAGCCTGTAAGCCCGCATCGTTAGCGAAATTCGCTAAAGCCACTTGAGCGAGCGCTAAAGTCCTGCCATTACTGAACGCTCCTAAAAGCACCCCGTCTGAATCAAAGCGGACATCCATCAAATCGCCCGCCTGATAGCCGTTTTGCTCAATCGCATAAGTTTCAGAAATCTTATCCACGCTCGTTAGCCCATCAAAACTCCCTGAGGAACCAAAAGCTAAATTGATGCGTTGGGGGGCATCAGCGCCATTTTTAGGGTCAAATTGCAAAAGAGGCGGGTTCATGCCTGCAAGCGATCCGTCGTTATTAAAATGCAAACGGCCTCCTTCAAACACATTAGGCCTAGCCGCTGACCCCCCTACTAATTCCCCAGGCTCAGGCACGATCACTCTAAAATTCCATTCCGCCCCCCCACTCCTATAAAACTCAATGCGCATGGCGTGTTTAGTGCCTAAGCTGTCTATCACATCAATGCTTGTCGCATGCGTAGCGTGGGTGAATTTAGAACTGCTCGCTGACGCTCCTCCTTCAATCAAAGAAGCGGTATTAAGCCCTTTCATCGCGTTTTTAAACAAAACATTGTTCGTTACGCTGTCTGAAGAATACCCGCTCACAAAGATATTAAGATTTTCTTTAATGACATTTTTATTGTCTTTATTGTTGATTTCAAACATGCCGTATTGGTTGATTGTAACCCCTATAGAAGCGGCTGAATCTTGATAATTGTCCGCTAAACTAGGATCTTTAACGATATTAGCATCATGCTGGATTAAGGCGCGCAAGTCTTCAGTGGTCCTAAACTGCCCAATATCCGCATTAGGGCTAATAGAATGCGTATAACTGTATTTGAAAGCCGTTACATCTTTATCGCCATCTAAAAAGTTAGCGAACGCCCCGGTCCCGGCTTGAGTGACCACAATGTTTTTAAGCTTTTCATCGCCGTCTAATTCGTTGGTGTTTTCCAAACGCAATTGCTTGCCGTCTAAATAAGCTTCAATGCCCGTTTGGCTTTTGACCGCATTGATCGCATTTTTAGCCGCCACTAAGCTTGAAGTCCGGCTCACCGCTGAATCGTTAGTGAAAGAAATCTTAACCCCATTCAACTCAAGCGTGCTGTTTTCTGCAGAGGGGAGGATGTCTTTGACCATTTTCGCGCTTTTATAGCTCACCCAAATCCCTTGATTTTCATTCAATAAAAGAGCGTCGCCATCTTCATTGTATAAAGATCCCATGTCTTCAGCGACTTGAGCTAAATTCGTGCCTGAATCATACACCGGATTAATGCCATCTGAAGGGGTTTTGGCTGAAGAATCCAAAGCAAATATCGCCGCTGTTTGATCCGCATGCCTTCCAGCGTTTAAATTCGCCCTCATAGAAATGCGGTTACTCGCTCTAGCTGGCATCACCATTCCAGGATCAATTCTAATGTTTTCTAAAGGACCGGTGTTATCCACTTTTAAAGCGTCTGTATCGCTCCCTTTATTGCCGGTATCGCTCCCGTTTCTCACCCACCCTTGCACCACAAGCCCGCCGGTGGTAACCAAACTCCCTTGCGAGTCAAAAAGAAACTCCCCATCTCTAGTGAAATTGCGCGTGATCCCCCTATCAGGGCTAATGATAAAAAAGCCATCGCCTTGAATCGCTAGATCGGTTTTGACATCCGTGTTTTGGATATTGCCTTGTGAAAAGATTTTAGTCGTCGCATCCACGCCTACCCCAAGCCCCACAGAAAAGTCATTCTGCCCTGCCAACCCATTTTTATAGGGCGCGGTAGCGATGAGTTTGACTTGAGAGAGCATATCCACAAAAGAAGCCCTAGAATACTTAAACCCAGTGGTATTCACATTCGCAATATTGTTACTCTCAATATCCAAAGCGATTTGGTGGGCTTGCATCCCATTGACACCAGACCATAAAGACCTAAGCATGGTTATCCTTTAATTTAAAGAAATTCAATCTATGCAGAATAAAGCAAAAGTTGTTCCTAAATAGCTTTTTAGAATGATTGGTTGCGGATTTTAAAGTTTTGTTAATCAAAAAGATCGGTCAAATTCATAAGGAAATAGGGGGTTTTGTAACACTACCCCCATAATGCTTTTTAAAGACTATCGCTCAAGCTTAAGAATCTAACTCGCTTTAGCGCAAAATCGCGCATTCATGATCTTGAATCTCTTCGGCTGAAGCGCGATTTGAAGTCAATGGGTTAAATTGTGTCGCTAATAAGACAAAGGAGTTATCGCTTTGTTGCACCACCGCCAAGCCATAGTCCCCCATGCGTTTATGCGCGTTAGGCACTTCTTTAGCAAGCATGATAAATGGGCTTTTTTGCGCTAATTCGCTCTCTGTTACCCGACGCGCCAAATATTTATGCCCGTTCAAACCGCCCGGTAATGGCGACCAACGGCTGTTGATTTTTTTTAGATTATTATCCAGCTGTTTGCGCACATCAAGGCTAATGCAAGAAATATGGATGTGAAAATGGTTTTGCGATCGCCCTTTTTTAGAGTTGATCGTCAAAGAGATCGCATAATCAGGAATGGGTTTGCCGTATTTTTTACTCATAAAATCGCGCGCTTGCCAGGATAAGTAAAAAAAGTTAGGCGTAGAAGGATCAAGCAACAAAGGGCTTTCAATACCGCTAATGTGAGTCGTTGGCATCAACAAATATTGCAACGGGCCGTTAATATCTTTTAAAACCACATAGCCGGCATCGGGTTTGACTTCTATGCATGGCGAAGGATTCTGATTTTTCTCATAATTAGGCAGACATTTCTCAAAAACAATCTTACGCAACACATTCGGATCTTTAGCGTTTAAACTCATAACAGCGATAGCTACCACCGCTAAAAAAAGAAAGCCCGCTTTTTTCATCTTTTTTGCTCCTTGTTTTTCTTGTTTTTAATGAGAGTTTTTGCAAACCCTCTTGTTATTTTTCTACAATAGTGGTTAAAAGCTTTAATCATTATGATTATTTTAATAAATTTTAACTTATTAGTAACATTTAGTAACCTATTTTTAGAAAGAGCTTTTTGAATACTAACTAGAAAAAATTTAAATTGATAGCATTAAAAAAATCTAAAAGAATTTTTTAAAATATTAAATGGCTTGCGCTAAGCAAGTGGTAATTTTTCATCATGCGATCTTATGGGGTTGATACTTGTCAAAATAAAGCGTTTTATAACCTTGATTTAGGTAATATCGTCAACCTAATACCACGATAAGGACGATTATCATGCAAGATTTACCCCCATGTCCTAAATGCAACGACGCCTACACCTACCATGATGGCACGCAACTGATTTGCTCTAGTTGTTTGTATGAATGGAATGAAAATGAAGTTAATGATGAAGAATTGATCGTTAAAGATTGCCACAATAATCTTTTACAAAATGGGGACTCGGTCATTCTCATTAAGGATTTAAAGGTTAAAGGCTCATCTTTAGTGCTTAAAAAAGGCACCAAAATCAAAAACATCAAACTTGTCAATAGCGATCACAATGTGGATTGTAAAGTGGAAGGGCAGAGTTTGTCTTTAAAGTCTGAATTCCTCAAAAAAGCTTAGGAAAATACAAAAGCTTAAGAAAAAGCTTAGTGGCTTTTTGAGCTTATAAAGTCATTTTTTAGAAAAAATCAACTTATCCAACTTGAAAAAAATCACCGCTCCAATGGTTTGCCCTAAGAAAAGATTGAGCCACAACGGAAAATTGAAATAATAAAAAACCTCCATAAAAGGCAACATCACCAACGCGCTCAACATCCATCTAAGCCAATAAATTAAAAACAGCTTGGAAGCGTATTCTGTGCCAAGTTTCTTAAAAAATTCTCGCATAAAGATAACCCTTTAAACCCTTTTTGCAAACTCTCCCTAAAAAGGAAAGCCCGCTATCAAGGAATATTCCTAAATCTCATACCTTTAGACAATCGTATAGGACACTCTTTTTTCAAAAAGTTTGCTCTCGTAATTGCCTAAATCCCTACCATCCACAAGGGCAAAGGCATCGCCAAAAGTCGCCAATAAGGCAGAATCTAACTGCATGTCTTTATGGCGATTCAATGGGATAAAGACTTCCTTGTGATTATTTTGAAAATCAAACGCTAGAAATGAATCTTTCAAATACACTTCCACTCTAGGAGCGTTTTTCACCACGCTGTTTTGAGCCAATTTCAAGCCTTGCACTTCAGCGCTTTTAATCCCGCACGCATGGCATAAGGACACAAACATGCTCTCTTGTGAAATGGTTGCAAACCAAGGCAAACTATCTCGTTTAGGCAAATTTTCTTTACCCTCTAAAGCCTTCTGTCTCTTAGGCATGTCATGCTTGATGAACGCATAAAAGTTACGGACGCTTTCTTTAGGGGTTGTTCCCTTGAGCTGGTTGGCAATGTTAGCCACGCTCGCATCGTCTCTTTCATAACGCCCCATTGCTACAAAATCGCTCGTTTCAAACAAACGCTCATTCAATTGATAGCTAGCGATCTCATAAGACAAATGGACTTGCTTTTTTTGAGCGCTTTTTAAAAAATCCACTTGCAAATAAGGCACTCCAAAATTAAGCATGCTTTCATAGCTAGCATGGTTGCCTTGTAAATGCACATTGCTCGCTACAACACTTGGCATGGGAATGAAAAGTGAAGTGTGTTCTGCAGAATCAAAATCAATGCTGTACTCAGCCTCTATTTTATATTTTTTTGCAACACTCCCTTTGCTTTCTTCTGCCTGCAAAATCTGTGCTCCTAAAACAGCACCTGTAGCGCCTAAAGCAGTCGTTTTAATAAAATCCCTTCGTTTCATAACTATAACTCTTTATTGTAATTTTTAAATTCGTTGAATGAATGAAAAAGTAGGACACACCACCAAAGGAATGATGAGTATCCAAAAACCTAAATTTTGAAAGACAAAGCGTCCCTAAAAAATAAGAACGCTCAAAGAAAAGAGTTACTTTTTCTTTTTCGTGTGGTGCATGTCTTTTCCATGCATGTCTTTCATCATTTTTTGGTGCTTTTCAAGAGCTTTTTTAACTCCCTCAGCGTATTTGGGGTCAGCTTTCTTGAAATGCTCCAATTGTTTATCCACAATTTCCTTATGGGTAACATGAGCTAAAGACTCTCCAATAGTGTCATGCAACCTTTCTTTTTCATCAGCTGGCAATGAGCGGTAGTAATCACCTGGTTGGGTGTAGTAATCGCTATCATCAGCTCTGTAATCCCAATTCCACACTTCAAACTCTTTCTCAATATGAGCTAAGTTGAACTTAGGATCTCTCGCGCTCTTATCTTCTTTATAGCCAGGCAATGAGCTAGGCGTATAGTTTTGTAAAGAGCCG encodes:
- the rfaD gene encoding ADP-glyceromanno-heptose 6-epimerase, which gives rise to MRYIDDGLENQTILITGGAGFVGSSLAFYFQENHPKAKVIILDKFRSNTLFSNNRPSSLGHFKNLIGFKGEVITADINNPLDLRRLEKLHFDYLFHQAAVSDTTMLNQELVMKTNYQAFLNLLEIAQSKKAKVIYASSAGVYGNTKAPNVVGKNESPENVYGFSKLCMDEFILSHSSDNIQVGLRYFNVYGPREFYKEKTASMILQLALGAMAFKEVKLFEFGEQLRDFVYIEDVIQANVKAMKAQKSGVYNVGYSQARSYNEIVSILKEHLGDFKVSYIKNPYAFFQKHTQAHIEPAILDLDYTPLYDLESGIKDYLPHIHAIFKEQHA
- the gmhB gene encoding D-glycero-beta-D-manno-heptose 1,7-bisphosphate 7-phosphatase, which encodes MNTNKALFLDRDGIINIDKGYVSQKEDFEFQKGIFELLKHAKSLGYKLLLITNQSGINRGYYTLKVFENLTEYLQESLLKELGFNLDGVYFCRHAPEENCACRKPKPFLILQAAKEHQICLERSFMIGDKESDMLAGLNAKVKNNLLLSTNFLKTPHSWIQCKDLKEMIDWIK
- a CDS encoding sulfite exporter TauE/SafE family protein, encoding MQMMQNLSFLGMFLAALSMSLGHCVGMCGGIVSAFSQIRFSKVTSFSYQLTCHALYNVGRISTYMLLGAITAGLGHSLSVSMGFRGILLIGMGVVLILLALLGSKAEKLSFQIPFISFLMKKTLQSQNILGLYFLGVLNGFLPCMMVYSFLASVILSHSAFMGAMLGLSFGLGTSVPLFLMGIFLSKISISYRKFFNLLSKGLMGVFGLYVLYMGIMLISHKMSHAMHHKSDIMHHQNNATPQQESHHEH
- a CDS encoding type III pantothenate kinase — encoded protein: MPARRSFTDLKNLILCDIGNTRIHFAQNYQLFSSAKEDLKRLGIQKEIFYISVNEENEKALLNCYPNAKNIAGFFHLETDYVGLGIDRQMACLALNNGVVVDAGSAITIDLIKEGKHLGGCILPGLAQYIHAYKKSAKILEQPFKALDSLEVLPKNTRDAVNYGMVLSVISCIQHLAKDQKIYLCGGDAKYLSAFLPHSVCKERLVFDGMEIALKKAGILECK
- the pgbB gene encoding plasminogen-binding protein PgbB is translated as MNKPFLISLIALIVFSGCNMKKYFKPAKHQVKGEAYFPNHLQESIVSSNRYGAILKNGAVIGDKGLTQLRIGKNFNYESSFLNESQGFFILAQDCLNKIDKKTSKSKVAKTEETELKLKGVEAEVQDKVCHQVELISNNPNASQQSIIIPLETFALSASVKGNLLAVVLADNSANLYDITSQKLLFSEKGSPSTTINSLMAMPIFMDTVVVFPMLDGRLLVVDYVHGNPTPIRNIVISSDKFFNNITYLIVDGNNMIASTGKRILSVVSGQEFNYDGDIVDLLYDKGTLYVLTLDGQILQMDKSLRELNSVKLPFASLNTIVLNHNKLYSLEKRGYVIEVDLNDFDSYNVYKTPTIGSFKFFSSNRLDKGVFYDKNRVYYDRYYLDYNDFKPKLYPVVEKSASKKSQKGEKGNAPIYLQERHKVKENKQTLEENKVKPRNSGFEEEVKTRRPEPIRDQNNATQQGETKNNESKNVPVLKENAAKKEAPKPNSKEEKRRLKEEKKKAKAEQRAREFEQRAREHQERDEKELEERRRALEMNKK
- the dut gene encoding dUTP diphosphatase, with translation MKIKIQKIHPNALIPKYQTEGSSGFDLHAVEEVTIKPHSVGLVKIGICLSLEVGYELQVRTRSGLALNHQVVVLNSPGTVDNDYRGEIKVILANLSDKDFKVQVGDRIAQGVVQKTYKAEFIECERLDETSRGSGGFGSTGVSKA
- the greA gene encoding transcription elongation factor GreA, with the translated sequence MNKEPMSMHGYNKICAELKQLKEVERPNIVKEIDIARGHGDLKENAEYHAAKEKQRFIEARIVDLSEIVANAQVIDPSVLAHNKVSFGSTIKILNLDNDKEFSYTIVGSVESDPAKGLISFGSPIAKSLIGKSKGDAVSIQLPNGESDFEILDIYYKEICFDEN